The following are encoded together in the Strongyloides ratti genome assembly S_ratti_ED321, chromosome : 2 genome:
- a CDS encoding Tubulin gamma chain, with translation MPGEIINIQLGQCGNQVGMEFWKTLCAEHGISPDGSFNHEEPSMDIKDIFFYQADDRRYVPRAVLVDLEPRVIKGILTSEYKRFFNHENIFQSTDGGGAGNNWAHGYVQGREHYETVLDILDREAEFSENLDGFILCHSIAGGTGSGMGSYVLEKIKEHYPKKVLKTYSVFPNQTEMSDVVVQPYNSILTLERLIEHPDAVTVLDNTQLDRLAVEKMHVDKPTFAQINSMVSRIMSAATSTMRFPTSTHTRLSTIISRLVPFTPMHFIQTGYTPLCSDQFVVRTSVQDVMRRLVQPGSMMVHTKLDKETVHCMLGGLVIFQGEADPRDVSDAFDRIQQKGSIRAPPYMPIPLEVAIAGRSQYVTTSHRVSGLMMANNTNICQLFENTLNQFDKLRKRNAFVDKFIRVDPSFEGLHQMDEARENVYDLCKMYRDATKSNFMDLGISSVEGNSTIDIV, from the coding sequence ATGCCTGgtgaaattataaatatacaattaGGGCAATGTGGTAATCAAGTTGGAATGGAATTCTGGAAAACTCTTTGTGCAGAACATGGGATCTCACCGGATGGATCATTCAATCATGAAGAACCTTCTATGGATATAAAAGATATCTTTTTTTACCAGGCTGATGACAGAAGATATGTTCCACGAGCGGTTTTAGTTGATTTAGAACCACGCGTCATTAAAGGTATTTTGACTTCagaatataaaagattttttaaccATGAAAATATCTTTCAATCAACTGATGGTGGAGGTGCTGGTAACAATTGGGCTCATGGATATGTTCAAGGAAGAGAACATTATGAAACTGTTTTAGATATATTAGACAGAGAAGCTGAATTTTCTGAAAATCTTGATGGGTTTATTCTATGTCATTCAATTGCTGGAGGTACTGGTAGTGGTATGGGATCATATGTGTTAGAGAAAATTAAAGAACATTATCCTAAGAAAGTTCTTAAAACGTATTCTGTCTTTCCAAATCAAACAGAAATGAGTGATGTCGTTGTTCAACCTTACAATTCAATTTTAACACTTGAAAGATTAATCGAACATCCAGATGCTGTAACTGTCCTTGATAATACACAGCTTGATCGGTTAGCTGTTGAAAAAATGCATGTTGATAAACCTACTTTTGCTCAAATTAATTCAATGGTTAGTAGAATTATGTCAGCTGCCACTTCCACAATGCGTTTTCCTACAAGTACTCATACAAGATTATCTACAATTATATCTCGTTTAGTTCCATTTACTCCAATGCATTTTATTCAGACTGGTTATACTCCATTATGTTCTGATCAATTTGTTGTGAGAACTTCGGTGCAAGATGTAATGAGGCGTCTTGTTCAACCGGGTTCTATGATGGTTCATACTAAATTAGATAAAGAAACTGTGCATTGTATGCTTGGTGGTTTAGTAATTTTCCAAGGAGAGGCGGATCCGAGGGATGTTTCTGATGCTTTTGATAGAATTCAACAAAAGGGTTCTATACGTGCTCCCCCCTACATGCCTATTCCTCTTGAAGTTGCAATTGCTGGAAGATCCCAATATGTTACAACATCTCATAGAGTTTCAGGTCTTATGATGGCCAACAATACTAATATTTGTCAATTATTTGAGAATACTTTAAACCAATTTGATAAACTAAGGAAAAGAAATGCTTTTGTAGATAAGTTTATAAGAGTTGACCCATCATTTGAGGGTCTTCATCAAATGGATGAAGCAAGAGAAAATGTTTATGATCTTTGTAAAATGTATCGAGACGCAACTAAAAGTAACTTTATGGACTTAGGAATCTCTTCGGTTGAAGGTAACTCAACTATAGacattgtataa